One Mycobacterium paraseoulense genomic window, CCGAGCATCCGGACCCGGCCGTGCCGTTGCCGGCGGCGAAGGTCCTCGGCGGCGCGCGGGGCCGCGCCCGGGCCTTCCGCCCGTCGTCGCTGGTCAACATCTCCGGCATGAGCTTCGGCGCGCTCGGTGGCGCGGCCACCACCGCCCTGAACAAGGGCGCGGGTATCGCCGGCGCGCTGCACACCACCGGCGAGGGCGGCGTGTCGCCGTATCACCTGGCCGGCGGCGACCTGGTCTGGCAGATCGGCACCGGCTACTTCGGCTGCCGCGACGACGACGGCAGCTTCAGCCTGCCCCGCCTGATCGACCGGGTGGCGGCCACTCCGGCGATCCGGGCCATCGAGATCAAGCTGAGCCAGGGCGCCAAGCCCGGCCTGGGCGGCGTGCTGCCGGGGGCCAAGGTCACCCCCGAGATCGCCGCCATCCGCGGCGTGCCGGCCGGCGTGGACTGCAAGAGCCCCGCCGGGCACTCCGCCTTCGCCGACGTCGACGGGCTGCTGGAGCTGGTGGAGACCATCGCCGCCGAGACGGGCCTGCCGGTGGGCATCAAGTCGGCGGTCGGACAGGGCCGGTTCTGGTGCGACCTGGCCGCGCGGATGGCCCGCACCGGCACCGGCGTCGACTTCGTCACCGTCGACGGCGGCGAGGGCGGCACCGGCGCGGCCCCACTGGTGTTCACCGACCACGTCGCCCTGCCGTTCAAGTGGGCCCTCCCGCGGGTCTACCGGGCCTTCGCCGAGCACGGGCTGCACCACGATGTGGTGTTCATCGGGTCGGGCAAGCTCGGCATCCCGGAGAACGCGCTGCTGGCGCTGGCCACCGGCTGCGACATGATCAACGTCGGCCGGACGGCCATGTTCGCCATCGGCTGCATTCAGGCCCAGCGCTGCCACACCGGCCGCTGCCCCTCGGGCGTGGCCACGCAGTCGCCGTGGCTGCAGCACGGCCTCGACCCGGCCCTGAAGTCGGTGCGCTGCGCCAACT contains:
- a CDS encoding FMN-binding glutamate synthase family protein; its protein translation is MRSRAVAAVVGGGLAGLTGWDLLQRRHTILRNFPIIGHLRFLLEAVGPELRQYIVTDNDAERPFSRDQRRWVYTSSKLANRYFGFGTDNDLERVHNYPIIKHAAFPVAAPAGEPEHPDPAVPLPAAKVLGGARGRARAFRPSSLVNISGMSFGALGGAATTALNKGAGIAGALHTTGEGGVSPYHLAGGDLVWQIGTGYFGCRDDDGSFSLPRLIDRVAATPAIRAIEIKLSQGAKPGLGGVLPGAKVTPEIAAIRGVPAGVDCKSPAGHSAFADVDGLLELVETIAAETGLPVGIKSAVGQGRFWCDLAARMARTGTGVDFVTVDGGEGGTGAAPLVFTDHVALPFKWALPRVYRAFAEHGLHHDVVFIGSGKLGIPENALLALATGCDMINVGRTAMFAIGCIQAQRCHTGRCPSGVATQSPWLQHGLDPALKSVRCANYLATLRFELLQLARTCGYVHPALVPLEAIELLDIDMKTVRVDELVDYPPDWGLPGPADIEAITAVMSTGAGRVCGSR